Proteins encoded by one window of Streptococcus sanguinis:
- a CDS encoding efflux RND transporter periplasmic adaptor subunit, translated as MKKLKKWQLFSIIGATIAVVAGAILFMFLNGGNPSEAPIDTTPLVQKAKEGSVASSVLLTGNVTASNEQYIYYDSTKGDLENVLVNVGDQVTAGQALVTYKSAEAQAAYDAAARAVSKADRQLHDLQTNGVTVNTTGDEEADGASEAQAQRSVESQAADLRDARADAVDNMNKAQATLNALTVTSTADGTVVEVNRDVSKSTTGATQTLVHIVSNGNLQIKGELSEYNLANLSVGQEVTITSKVYPDKKWTGKISYISNYPKDGQQAAAQPSGTGGSGTASGSKYPFTIDITSEIGELKQGFSVNIEVKNNTQGLIVPVSSVVMDGDKNYVWVLEKGVAKKTEVTLGNADAENQEISSGLTKDSKVIINPTDSLKDGQEVKSYEEAN; from the coding sequence ATGAAAAAGTTAAAGAAATGGCAATTATTTAGCATTATTGGAGCTACGATTGCAGTTGTTGCAGGAGCAATTCTCTTCATGTTTCTAAATGGAGGGAATCCTTCTGAGGCACCGATCGATACGACTCCCTTAGTTCAAAAGGCCAAGGAAGGCTCAGTAGCTTCTTCAGTCTTGCTGACAGGAAATGTCACAGCCAGCAATGAGCAGTACATCTACTATGACAGCACCAAAGGTGACTTGGAAAATGTACTGGTCAATGTTGGTGACCAAGTGACTGCCGGTCAAGCGTTGGTCACTTATAAAAGTGCAGAGGCTCAGGCTGCTTATGATGCGGCTGCTCGGGCGGTTAGCAAAGCCGATCGTCAATTGCATGACTTGCAAACCAATGGTGTGACTGTAAATACAACTGGTGATGAAGAAGCAGATGGGGCGTCTGAAGCTCAGGCTCAGCGTTCTGTGGAGTCTCAGGCAGCTGACCTGCGCGATGCTCGAGCTGATGCAGTTGATAATATGAACAAAGCACAAGCTACTCTCAATGCCTTAACAGTGACCAGCACAGCAGATGGTACGGTCGTAGAAGTCAATCGCGATGTTTCAAAATCAACAACAGGTGCCACTCAAACCTTGGTTCACATCGTCAGCAATGGGAATCTGCAGATTAAGGGTGAATTATCCGAATACAACCTGGCTAACTTGTCTGTCGGTCAAGAAGTGACCATTACATCAAAGGTTTACCCAGACAAGAAATGGACTGGTAAAATCAGCTACATTTCCAACTATCCGAAAGACGGCCAGCAGGCAGCAGCTCAGCCATCTGGAACAGGTGGCAGCGGAACAGCTTCAGGTTCTAAATATCCATTTACAATTGACATTACCAGTGAGATTGGTGAGCTCAAGCAAGGTTTCTCTGTCAACATTGAAGTTAAAAACAATACTCAGGGACTCATTGTACCAGTCAGCAGTGTGGTAATGGACGGAGATAAAAACTATGTTTGGGTTCTGGAAAAAGGAGTTGCTAAGAAGACAGAAGTAACGCTCGGAAATGCTGATGCTGAAAATCAAGAAATCTCATCTGGTTTGACAAAGGATAGTAAAGTTATCATCAATCCGACAGATAGCTTGAAAGACGGTCAAGAGGTGAAATCTTATGAAGAAGCTAATTGA
- a CDS encoding ABC transporter ATP-binding protein, translated as MKKLIELKNINKSYRNGDQELQVLKDISLEVEEGEFVAIMGPSGSGKSTLMNIIGMLDRPTTGEYHLGSEEVAKLGDKKLAKVRNKQIGFVFQQFFLLSKLNALQNVELPLIYAGVGQSKRKSLAEQFLTKVELDTRMHHLPSELSGGQKQRVAIARALVNNPSLILADEPTGALDTKTGEQIMELLTELNREGKTIIMVTHEPEIAAYAKRQIVIRDGVISSDSTKEGGLV; from the coding sequence ATGAAGAAGCTAATTGAGTTAAAAAATATTAATAAAAGCTATCGCAATGGAGACCAGGAACTGCAGGTATTAAAAGACATCAGTCTGGAGGTTGAAGAGGGCGAGTTTGTTGCCATCATGGGACCGTCTGGATCTGGTAAGTCTACTCTGATGAATATCATTGGGATGCTGGATCGTCCGACCACTGGTGAATATCATCTAGGAAGCGAAGAAGTCGCTAAGCTAGGTGATAAGAAGCTGGCCAAGGTTCGAAATAAGCAAATCGGCTTTGTCTTCCAGCAGTTCTTTCTCTTGTCTAAGCTTAATGCCTTGCAAAATGTGGAACTGCCCTTGATTTATGCAGGTGTCGGTCAATCTAAACGTAAGTCTTTGGCTGAGCAGTTTCTGACCAAGGTGGAGCTGGACACGCGGATGCATCATCTGCCTTCAGAGCTTTCCGGAGGACAGAAGCAGCGGGTAGCCATTGCGCGTGCTTTGGTCAATAATCCCTCTCTGATTCTGGCTGACGAACCGACGGGGGCCTTGGATACCAAGACTGGTGAGCAGATTATGGAGCTCTTAACTGAGCTCAATCGAGAAGGGAAAACCATTATCATGGTAACTCACGAGCCTGAGATTGCGGCCTATGCTAAACGACAGATTGTCATTCGTGACGGTGTCATCTCATCTGATAGCACTAAGGAAGGAGGACTAGTCTAA